One Ruficoccus amylovorans DNA window includes the following coding sequences:
- a CDS encoding exosortase/archaeosortase family protein: protein MPGKADFFSLPRTTQFAFWLGLVFVGLVIYDQLFYWSNMEDYSFGYLVPIFVAYVIYDRWPKVRALLLGENDSRLASTKPDWFMRTTEVVFYLGLTTALLMFLLGGLILASQGPSNQGSLLMAAGLGGIVLGLAFLVAREDTKGRILSWKERVGFTFLFLFPALAWLISAPMVMYMDSTVKLVLLEWVTKIVFSVFNFLGFTVIRSGNVLELPKGEVGVADACSGVRSLTGCIFVGSFMAAVFLDRFWKKVLMVGLSMVLAFVTNIMRSLFLTGWAYAYGSGAIDGDIFRNPHTLPDGSENPDFVFASVHDIAGYSVMGLTFVILLMLLPIFNFKIAPPEEEEEHEEAGESPPGGQHEPNA, encoded by the coding sequence ATGCCTGGTAAAGCCGACTTCTTCTCTCTGCCCCGCACGACCCAGTTCGCCTTTTGGCTGGGCCTGGTCTTTGTCGGGCTGGTGATCTACGATCAGCTCTTTTACTGGTCAAACATGGAGGACTACAGCTTCGGCTACCTGGTCCCGATTTTTGTGGCCTACGTCATCTACGACCGCTGGCCGAAGGTCCGCGCCCTTCTGCTGGGCGAGAATGACTCCCGGCTGGCCTCGACCAAGCCGGACTGGTTTATGCGAACGACCGAGGTGGTTTTCTACCTCGGGCTGACAACGGCGCTTTTGATGTTCCTGCTTGGCGGGCTGATCCTGGCCTCGCAGGGGCCGTCGAACCAGGGCAGCCTCCTGATGGCCGCCGGGCTGGGGGGAATCGTGCTGGGACTGGCGTTCCTGGTCGCGCGGGAGGACACCAAGGGCCGCATCCTCTCGTGGAAGGAACGGGTCGGCTTTACTTTCCTGTTCCTGTTTCCGGCGCTGGCCTGGCTGATTTCGGCTCCGATGGTCATGTATATGGACTCCACGGTGAAGCTCGTCCTGCTGGAGTGGGTGACGAAAATCGTCTTCTCGGTCTTTAACTTCCTGGGCTTCACCGTGATCCGCAGCGGCAACGTGCTGGAGCTTCCCAAGGGCGAAGTCGGCGTCGCCGATGCCTGCTCGGGGGTGCGTTCGCTGACGGGGTGTATCTTCGTCGGCTCGTTCATGGCGGCGGTCTTTCTCGACCGTTTCTGGAAAAAAGTCCTCATGGTCGGTCTGTCCATGGTCCTGGCCTTTGTCACGAATATCATGCGCAGCCTGTTCCTGACCGGCTGGGCCTATGCCTACGGCTCGGGAGCGATCGACGGCGATATTTTCCGCAATCCCCATACCTTACCCGACGGCTCGGAAAACCCGGACTTTGTCTTTGCCTCCGTGCATGACATCGCGGGCTATTCGGTCATGGGGTTGACGTTCGTTATTCTGCTGATGCTCTTGCCGATCTTCAATTTTAAGATCGCCCCTCCCGAGGAGGAGGAAGAACATGAAGAGGCCGGGGAATCTCCCCCCGGCGGCCAGCACGAACCGAACGCCTAA
- the fabF gene encoding beta-ketoacyl-ACP synthase II, translating to MESDKPVSKVVVTGIGVITSLGHDIDTLWANLLAGKSGVSRLEQFDVTTFPSQVASEVRDFNVEDYMDGKDAKRNDRYTHFAVAASRMAVKDGGLDPENWDPERVGVIIGSGIGGMMTIQEQSKRLFDFGARKLSPFMIPSLIANMASGIVAIEFKARGPNMSVVSACSTGSHAIGEALRVIQRGEADIMIAGGSESAITELGFGGFCSMRAMSTKYNDCPEKASRPFDKDRDGFVMGDGAGVVILESEESAKARGAKIYAEIAGYASTCDAHHITMPDPEGSGLARCITNALKSAGVAPEEVDYVNAHGTSTPYNDKFETIALKKAFGEYAGKLMISSTKSMTGHLLGAAGGVEAAVSCKTLQDQVVAPTINYTTPDPDCDLDYVPNVKREAPVKVAISNNSGFGGHNVTLVFKQV from the coding sequence ATGGAATCGGATAAACCAGTCTCCAAAGTAGTGGTGACCGGGATCGGGGTCATTACCTCGCTCGGCCACGACATCGACACCCTGTGGGCTAATCTGCTCGCCGGTAAAAGCGGCGTGAGCCGTCTCGAACAGTTCGATGTCACCACTTTCCCATCCCAAGTCGCCTCCGAGGTCCGTGATTTCAACGTCGAGGACTACATGGACGGCAAGGATGCCAAGCGCAATGACCGTTACACGCACTTTGCGGTGGCGGCTTCGCGCATGGCGGTCAAGGATGGTGGACTCGACCCGGAGAACTGGGACCCCGAACGCGTCGGCGTCATTATCGGCTCCGGGATCGGGGGCATGATGACCATTCAGGAGCAGAGCAAGCGTCTCTTCGATTTCGGCGCGCGCAAGCTCTCGCCCTTCATGATTCCCTCGCTCATCGCCAACATGGCCTCCGGCATCGTGGCGATCGAGTTCAAGGCGCGCGGTCCGAATATGTCCGTGGTCAGCGCCTGCTCGACCGGCTCCCACGCCATCGGCGAGGCCCTCCGCGTGATCCAGCGCGGCGAGGCGGACATCATGATCGCGGGCGGCAGCGAGTCGGCGATCACCGAGCTCGGCTTCGGCGGCTTCTGCTCCATGCGCGCCATGAGCACGAAGTACAACGACTGCCCGGAAAAGGCCAGCCGCCCCTTTGACAAGGACCGTGACGGTTTCGTTATGGGGGACGGTGCCGGGGTGGTTATCCTCGAATCCGAGGAGAGCGCCAAGGCCCGCGGGGCGAAGATTTATGCGGAAATCGCCGGTTACGCCAGTACCTGTGACGCCCATCACATCACCATGCCCGACCCGGAAGGTTCCGGTTTGGCCCGCTGCATCACCAACGCTCTCAAGAGCGCCGGTGTCGCCCCGGAAGAGGTGGACTACGTCAACGCGCACGGCACCTCCACGCCCTACAACGACAAGTTTGAAACGATCGCCTTGAAGAAGGCTTTCGGCGAATACGCCGGCAAGCTCATGATCAGCTCGACCAAGTCCATGACTGGGCACCTGCTGGGTGCCGCCGGTGGCGTGGAAGCGGCTGTTTCGTGCAAAACCCTTCAGGATCAGGTGGTTGCACCGACGATCAACTACACCACTCCGGACCCCGACTGTGACCTGGACTATGTGCCCAACGTCAAGCGCGAGGCCCCGGTCAAGGTGGCGATCAGCAACAACTCCGGCTTCGGCGGGCACAACGTCACGCTCGTTTTCAAGCAGGTCTAG
- a CDS encoding glycosyltransferase — MRAVLTSHGSTGDIYPMIALGRALLEAGHEVVFATAPLYRPAIERAGLEYRHLPPDWEKEIFIEFMRELNRAPLPLLQLRWIYKGARPFMGELIDAMRETLKGADLLVSSYFFPQYRVLAERQGIPFATFAFCHNLVPTPDHPPEGTPALYNFPRGLQRRWNRLLWRISSRVVDFTVNRAVGELYQEKGLGRSEGFLTSPADLCLVAVSRELMGGIEHDPRFRFTGFLRWQSEEVPEAEAELDAFCAGEKVPVVTFGSVAFDDTHTIMSRFLKHWPSGKKIILQSGWAGLSVEMERPEIKVVHQMSHDQLFRFASMVVHHGGAGTTASVLHAGVPNIVIPHIADQQWWAGEVVRLRAGLTLGKRKWPEKLPACVRRIEKNTRFTERAREIADTLAHENGPAYSVRLLEEYVRSRAELATDGKRP, encoded by the coding sequence ATGCGCGCGGTTCTCACCTCCCACGGCTCCACCGGAGACATTTATCCCATGATCGCGCTCGGGCGCGCCCTGCTGGAGGCCGGTCACGAAGTGGTCTTCGCCACCGCCCCGCTCTACCGTCCGGCCATCGAACGCGCCGGCCTGGAGTACCGGCACCTCCCCCCGGACTGGGAGAAGGAGATTTTCATCGAATTCATGCGCGAGCTCAACCGGGCTCCCCTGCCCCTGCTCCAGTTACGCTGGATCTACAAGGGTGCCCGCCCCTTCATGGGCGAGTTGATTGACGCCATGAGAGAGACGCTCAAAGGGGCCGATCTGCTGGTCAGTTCGTATTTTTTCCCGCAATACCGAGTGTTGGCCGAGCGCCAGGGCATCCCCTTCGCCACCTTCGCCTTTTGCCACAACCTGGTCCCCACCCCCGACCATCCGCCCGAGGGCACGCCCGCGCTCTACAACTTCCCCCGAGGCCTCCAGCGCCGCTGGAACCGCCTGCTGTGGCGCATTTCCAGCCGGGTGGTCGATTTCACCGTCAACCGCGCGGTGGGCGAGCTTTACCAGGAAAAGGGGCTCGGGCGATCCGAGGGCTTCCTGACCTCCCCGGCCGACCTGTGCCTGGTCGCCGTTTCCCGGGAGCTGATGGGCGGGATCGAGCACGACCCGCGCTTCCGATTCACCGGCTTCCTGCGTTGGCAGTCGGAGGAAGTCCCCGAGGCCGAGGCCGAACTCGACGCCTTCTGCGCCGGGGAAAAGGTGCCCGTCGTCACCTTCGGCAGCGTCGCCTTTGACGACACGCACACGATCATGAGCCGCTTTCTCAAGCACTGGCCCAGCGGCAAGAAGATCATCCTGCAAAGCGGCTGGGCGGGCCTCTCGGTCGAGATGGAACGCCCCGAGATCAAGGTCGTTCACCAGATGTCTCACGACCAGCTTTTCCGCTTCGCCTCGATGGTCGTCCACCACGGCGGAGCCGGCACCACCGCCTCGGTCCTGCACGCGGGCGTGCCCAACATCGTCATCCCGCACATCGCCGACCAGCAATGGTGGGCGGGCGAAGTCGTCCGCCTGCGCGCCGGCCTGACCCTGGGCAAGCGCAAGTGGCCCGAAAAGCTCCCGGCCTGCGTCCGCCGGATCGAGAAAAACACCCGCTTCACCGAGCGCGCCCGCGAAATCGCCGACACGCTCGCGCATGAAAATGGCCCGGCCTACAGCGTTCGCCTGCTGGAGGAGTACGTCCGCTCCCGCGCCGAACTCGCCACCGACGGCAAACGCCCGTAG
- a CDS encoding serine hydrolase → MRLPSAFRRLTLTAAGLAAALSATAQGTNPGNYTFTEVTQQRIDEAVAQLDTIAVEMMSRSGVPGVAIAVVHNDELIYARGFGIKQVGSADPIDEETVFQIASVSKSVGATAIATAVSAGELKWSDLVTAYLPDFELSDPNVTAMLTLGDLYAHRSGLPDHAGDLLEDIGYDREEVFARLRLLPLSPFRASYHYTNFGMTVAGVAAATATGQSWEDFSRTHLYEPLGMTSTSSSYADFMAHENKALGNMLLSDGSWVATPQQRQPDAQSPAGGVSSNVLDMARWMRMILAGGNFEGEPVIAPDDLLDVLTPHINSSPPGSFDARPGFYGYGFNLGTDASGRVRYSHSGGFLLGTGTSFFMIPAEKLGIVVLTNGTPVGLPEAVCATFCDLVENGEVAFDWLSAYRSLFDNMLTNLSVLAGLDPPTHPAPAPATAEITGTYANDYFGPLSVSENAGALSFSVGPQAMSFELSHWDGNIFSYIPAGENANGITAVTFHLDAEGQAESVTIENLDVLGQGTFIRQNLEYGAYIEGQSGNGGEGWRQDKRGNGVPNGLEYAFDRNATSPLNSITGPSAIAQWVRGGLENNQLALSVSLPRQPPSEVVYVVYASDRLAAAESEVLAYWQGDAWTPLTGSVQLDSPQVDYATVRDHLQLGTSGQRFMWLGVTQLGLGE, encoded by the coding sequence ATGAGACTCCCCTCCGCTTTCCGTCGCCTCACGCTCACCGCCGCAGGCCTGGCCGCCGCCCTGAGTGCCACCGCCCAAGGCACCAACCCCGGTAATTACACCTTCACCGAAGTCACCCAGCAGCGTATCGATGAGGCCGTGGCCCAACTCGACACCATCGCGGTAGAGATGATGAGCCGCAGCGGCGTACCAGGGGTGGCCATCGCCGTCGTTCACAACGACGAGTTGATCTACGCCCGGGGCTTCGGAATCAAGCAGGTCGGCAGCGCCGACCCCATCGACGAGGAAACCGTTTTCCAGATCGCCTCGGTATCCAAATCCGTAGGCGCGACTGCCATCGCCACGGCCGTCTCCGCCGGGGAATTGAAATGGAGCGACCTCGTGACCGCCTACCTGCCCGACTTCGAGCTGAGCGACCCCAATGTCACGGCCATGCTCACCCTGGGCGACCTCTACGCCCATCGCAGCGGTCTGCCCGACCACGCCGGGGACCTGCTCGAAGACATCGGCTACGACCGCGAGGAAGTCTTTGCCCGCCTGCGGCTCTTGCCGCTCAGCCCTTTCCGCGCCAGCTACCACTATACGAATTTCGGTATGACCGTGGCCGGGGTGGCCGCCGCCACTGCCACCGGACAGAGTTGGGAAGACTTTTCCCGCACGCACCTGTACGAACCGCTGGGCATGACTTCAACCAGTTCGAGCTACGCGGACTTCATGGCCCATGAAAACAAGGCCCTCGGCAACATGCTGCTCTCTGACGGCTCCTGGGTCGCCACACCGCAGCAACGCCAACCCGACGCCCAATCCCCCGCCGGGGGCGTCAGCTCGAACGTCCTCGATATGGCCCGGTGGATGCGGATGATCCTCGCCGGCGGCAACTTCGAAGGCGAGCCGGTCATCGCCCCGGACGATCTCCTCGACGTACTTACCCCACACATTAACAGCTCGCCCCCCGGCTCCTTCGACGCGCGGCCCGGCTTCTACGGCTACGGCTTCAACCTCGGCACCGACGCCAGCGGGCGGGTCCGCTACAGCCACTCCGGAGGGTTCCTGCTGGGCACAGGTACCTCGTTTTTCATGATCCCGGCGGAAAAGCTAGGCATCGTCGTCCTGACCAACGGCACTCCCGTCGGCCTGCCCGAAGCGGTCTGTGCGACCTTCTGCGACCTGGTCGAAAACGGTGAAGTCGCCTTCGACTGGCTCAGCGCGTACCGTTCGCTCTTTGACAACATGCTGACCAACCTCAGTGTGCTCGCCGGGCTCGACCCGCCGACCCACCCCGCCCCCGCGCCCGCCACGGCGGAAATCACCGGCACCTACGCCAACGACTATTTCGGTCCACTCTCGGTGAGCGAAAACGCCGGGGCGCTCAGCTTCAGCGTAGGCCCGCAGGCCATGAGCTTTGAGCTTTCTCACTGGGACGGCAATATCTTCTCCTATATCCCGGCCGGGGAAAATGCCAACGGTATCACCGCCGTCACCTTTCACCTGGACGCCGAGGGACAGGCCGAATCCGTCACCATCGAGAATCTCGACGTTCTGGGCCAGGGCACCTTTATCCGGCAAAACCTCGAGTACGGCGCATACATTGAGGGCCAGAGCGGCAACGGCGGCGAAGGCTGGCGGCAAGACAAGCGCGGCAACGGCGTTCCCAACGGCCTGGAGTACGCCTTCGACCGTAACGCAACCTCCCCGCTCAACTCGATCACCGGCCCCTCCGCCATCGCCCAGTGGGTCCGGGGCGGCCTCGAAAACAACCAGCTTGCGCTCAGCGTCTCGTTGCCCCGGCAGCCGCCCTCGGAGGTCGTTTACGTCGTCTATGCCAGCGACCGCCTCGCCGCCGCCGAATCCGAAGTCCTCGCCTACTGGCAGGGCGACGCCTGGACGCCCCTCACCGGCAGCGTCCAGCTCGACAGCCCGCAGGTCGACTATGCCACCGTGCGGGACCACTTGCAGCTCGGCACCTCTGGCCAACGGTTTATGTGGCTCGGCGTTACTCAACTCGGCCTGGGGGAGTAA
- a CDS encoding acyl-CoA desaturase — protein MTGFKHIPFDRVSWITTSFLSLTLLLALTAAPAYLIIYGMGGFMAGLFAFYLIATGLSITLGYHRLFAHLSFGAKWPVRMFVLLFGAAAWENSVLDWVSDHRRHHKHVDHDDDPYNINNGFFFAHMGWLLFKLNPEPPMDNVNDLRKDKWVLWQHRNVHWIALFMGFILPAVLCGLYYGSWSAALGGFLVVGVLRTVIVQHATFCINSACHYFGKQPYSTRHSARDSWWIAFITYGEGYHNYHHEFQHDYRNGVKPWQFDPTKWTIWLLSKFGLTYNLRRVSEAKILLAELTEARRRMDSGLAVIKNSDLTEAARARLHSSVEYLHMKQEELATLYYQVQKGVSERMEFSKSRVRLWRREIQQSLSHLEQMVSRYREVMTA, from the coding sequence ATGACGGGCTTTAAGCACATCCCCTTCGACCGGGTTTCGTGGATCACTACTTCCTTTCTGAGCCTCACGCTCCTGCTGGCGCTGACCGCCGCGCCTGCCTACCTGATTATTTACGGCATGGGCGGTTTCATGGCCGGGCTGTTCGCCTTTTACCTCATTGCCACCGGATTGAGCATCACGCTGGGTTACCACCGTCTGTTCGCTCACCTGTCCTTCGGGGCGAAGTGGCCGGTGCGGATGTTCGTGCTGCTCTTTGGGGCGGCGGCCTGGGAAAACTCCGTCCTGGACTGGGTGTCGGACCACCGCCGCCACCACAAGCATGTGGACCACGACGACGACCCCTACAACATTAACAACGGGTTCTTCTTCGCGCACATGGGCTGGTTGCTGTTCAAACTCAACCCCGAGCCCCCGATGGACAACGTGAACGACCTGCGCAAGGACAAATGGGTCCTCTGGCAGCACCGCAACGTTCACTGGATCGCGCTTTTTATGGGCTTTATCCTGCCCGCCGTGCTTTGCGGTCTTTACTACGGTTCGTGGTCGGCGGCGCTGGGTGGCTTCCTTGTCGTGGGTGTCCTGCGTACGGTGATCGTGCAGCATGCCACTTTCTGCATCAACTCGGCCTGCCACTACTTCGGCAAGCAGCCGTACTCCACGCGCCACAGCGCCCGTGACAGTTGGTGGATAGCCTTCATCACGTATGGGGAGGGCTACCATAACTACCATCACGAATTTCAGCACGACTACCGCAATGGCGTAAAGCCCTGGCAGTTCGACCCGACGAAGTGGACCATCTGGCTGCTGTCCAAGTTCGGCCTGACGTACAACCTGCGCCGCGTCTCCGAGGCCAAGATCCTCCTGGCCGAGCTGACCGAGGCCCGCCGCCGGATGGACTCAGGGCTGGCTGTGATCAAAAACTCGGACCTGACCGAAGCCGCCCGTGCCCGTCTGCACTCGTCGGTGGAGTACCTGCACATGAAGCAGGAGGAGCTGGCCACGCTTTACTATCAGGTGCAAAAGGGGGTGTCGGAGCGGATGGAGTTCTCCAAGAGCCGGGTGCGCCTGTGGCGACGGGAGATCCAGCAGTCCCTGAGCCACCTGGAGCAGATGGTCTCGCGCTACCGCGAGGTTATGACGGCCTGA
- the acpP gene encoding acyl carrier protein, giving the protein MADKTIEERVKEIIVNQLNKNEEQVTPDASFMEDLGADSLDQVELVMAFEEEFKDEIQGEIPESDAEKLRTVGDVVAYIKEKQAS; this is encoded by the coding sequence ATGGCCGACAAAACGATCGAAGAACGCGTTAAGGAAATTATCGTCAACCAGCTCAACAAGAATGAAGAGCAGGTGACCCCCGACGCTTCCTTTATGGAAGACCTCGGTGCCGACTCACTCGACCAGGTCGAGCTCGTCATGGCGTTCGAGGAAGAATTCAAGGACGAAATCCAGGGCGAAATCCCCGAATCTGACGCGGAAAAGCTCCGGACGGTCGGTGACGTCGTCGCTTACATCAAGGAAAAGCAAGCCTCCTGA
- the fabG gene encoding 3-oxoacyl-ACP reductase FabG — MKLTFDNKVAVVTGAGRGIGRSIAESLAAEGVHVVCVSRNEGSCGAAADAIKANGGKASALAVDVSDGAMVADACESLLKEHGNVDILVNNAGITRDTLMLRMSDEDWNEVVSTNLSSCFYWSKGLLRPMTKKRWGRVINISSVVGIMGNPGQVNYSAAKAGIFGLTKSMAREVASRGITVNAVAPGFISTDMTAELSEEITEAAKKLVPLKRFGQPEEIASMVTYLASGEAGYITGQTFTVDGGMAM, encoded by the coding sequence ATGAAGCTGACTTTTGACAACAAGGTGGCCGTGGTGACAGGTGCGGGCCGTGGGATCGGCCGCTCCATCGCCGAGAGCCTCGCGGCCGAAGGCGTACACGTGGTGTGCGTGAGCCGCAACGAGGGCTCCTGCGGAGCCGCCGCTGACGCCATCAAAGCTAATGGAGGCAAGGCATCCGCCCTCGCCGTGGACGTCTCGGACGGCGCAATGGTCGCCGACGCCTGCGAGTCGCTGCTCAAGGAGCACGGCAATGTGGACATCCTCGTCAACAACGCCGGGATCACCCGCGACACCCTCATGCTGCGCATGAGCGACGAGGACTGGAACGAAGTCGTCTCCACCAACCTTTCCAGTTGCTTCTACTGGTCCAAGGGCCTCCTGCGCCCGATGACGAAGAAGCGCTGGGGCCGCGTCATCAACATTTCCTCAGTCGTCGGGATCATGGGCAATCCCGGCCAGGTCAACTACTCGGCCGCCAAGGCCGGTATCTTTGGCCTGACCAAGTCCATGGCCCGCGAAGTCGCCTCCCGGGGCATCACGGTCAACGCGGTCGCGCCGGGCTTTATCAGCACGGATATGACCGCCGAACTGTCCGAGGAAATCACTGAAGCCGCGAAGAAGCTTGTTCCGCTGAAACGCTTTGGACAACCTGAAGAAATCGCCAGCATGGTCACCTACCTCGCTTCCGGCGAGGCGGGCTACATCACCGGTCAAACTTTTACGGTTGACGGCGGCATGGCGATGTAA
- a CDS encoding aminoacetone oxidase family FAD-binding enzyme: MVQNEITIAGGGLAGAVAAITAAGHAPGTAVTWLVAESEPLEELSRTGSDQRLITRLCDDPSELLPCFPRGGNDVLPEFYAFGPQQTLEWCQRHALEGLTRENGTLRLAEEAPPLAAQLTALARRVGVNIRTEEKLVAVEAKPQGGFWITVTNERTVQCQRLILAGDPLNTPQAARAAESLGHTVERPVPSLFNFLIDDPLFKNMRAERVKNVLLSLPALGLDTSGPLELHPWGLAGEAVLALSSRAARELVQPQGQALRINWCGPLKVSRLLEERVRLHPRQRLVSEPVAELPDPVWAHLLTASGLDPDRYWGQLKKPELRKLKESLELTELHLTRKKLASPERAICGGVERGEIDFETMASLRSPGLYLAGDIVDVDGFAGGPHRQWHWTSGHAAGLAVCDRTRH, translated from the coding sequence TTGGTTCAAAACGAAATCACCATCGCGGGCGGAGGGCTGGCCGGAGCCGTCGCCGCCATCACCGCCGCCGGACACGCCCCCGGCACCGCCGTTACCTGGCTGGTCGCCGAGTCCGAACCGCTGGAAGAGCTGAGTCGCACCGGCAGCGACCAGCGGCTCATCACGCGGCTCTGCGACGACCCTTCAGAGTTGCTCCCCTGTTTCCCCCGGGGCGGAAACGACGTCCTGCCGGAATTTTACGCCTTCGGGCCGCAGCAAACCCTGGAGTGGTGCCAACGCCACGCCCTGGAAGGCTTGACCCGCGAAAATGGCACCCTCCGGCTGGCCGAAGAAGCCCCACCGCTGGCCGCTCAGCTCACCGCGCTGGCCCGGCGGGTGGGCGTAAACATTCGTACTGAGGAAAAACTCGTCGCCGTCGAGGCCAAGCCGCAGGGCGGCTTCTGGATCACCGTGACCAACGAGCGCACCGTCCAGTGCCAACGGCTCATCCTCGCGGGCGACCCGCTCAACACCCCCCAGGCCGCCCGCGCCGCCGAAAGCCTCGGCCACACCGTCGAGCGGCCCGTGCCGAGCCTTTTCAACTTCCTGATCGACGACCCGCTTTTCAAAAACATGCGCGCCGAGCGGGTCAAAAACGTCCTCCTCAGCCTGCCCGCGCTCGGGCTCGATACCAGCGGCCCGCTCGAACTGCACCCCTGGGGGTTGGCCGGGGAGGCTGTCCTCGCCCTCTCCTCCCGCGCCGCCCGCGAACTGGTCCAACCGCAAGGCCAGGCTCTGCGCATCAACTGGTGCGGCCCGCTCAAGGTGTCCCGCCTGCTGGAGGAACGCGTCCGCCTGCACCCGCGCCAACGCCTGGTCTCCGAGCCTGTGGCCGAGTTGCCCGACCCCGTCTGGGCGCATCTGCTGACGGCCTCCGGACTCGACCCTGACCGCTATTGGGGGCAGTTGAAAAAGCCCGAACTGCGCAAGCTCAAGGAAAGCCTGGAGCTGACCGAACTACACCTGACCCGCAAAAAGCTGGCCAGCCCTGAACGCGCCATCTGTGGAGGTGTGGAGCGCGGGGAGATCGACTTCGAGACCATGGCCAGCCTCCGCTCACCCGGCCTCTACCTGGCCGGGGATATTGTGGACGTGGACGGTTTCGCCGGAGGCCCTCACCGCCAATGGCACTGGACCAGCGGCCACGCCGCCGGGCTCGCGGTGTGTGACCGCACTCGTCATTGA